Proteins encoded within one genomic window of Cyprinus carpio isolate SPL01 chromosome A15, ASM1834038v1, whole genome shotgun sequence:
- the LOC122147642 gene encoding pannexin-1-like, with translation MAIAHAATEYVFTDFVLKDPASENRYKGIRLELALDKMVTCVAVGLPLLLISLAFAQEVSVGNQISCFSPTKFSWRQAAYVDSYCWAAVQTQDTGGLPLWLHKFFPYILLLVAVSVYMPALFWRFTGAPVLSSDLTFIMEELDRSYNRAIKLSKCLYTAGKLDSESARMGSQSSVRDLTESYFKYPLVEQYLRSKRFSRGLLIRYLLCRTITFLALMLACIYLCYYIGLSITDEFQCDIRTGAVINDSSVPPAMQCKLVAVGIFQLLSYINLCVYLLLLPLCMYAMLVPFRRNMGFLKPYEMLPTIGVMQFGQVTWDDQALYLLFLEENLSELKSYKCLKVLELLKEEGDDSFDTIMLLQTLGQVKTDVVDGRLPGKDRKISSTNNGDTEMKEISPLLQDGRLKNHEDEKVVRQRVI, from the exons ATGGCGATAGCGCACGCCGCCACAGAGTATGTGTTCACGGACTTCGTGCTCAAGGACCCCGCGTCAGAGAACAGGTACAAAGGCATCCGGCTGGAGCTGGCCCTGGATAAGATGGTCACCTGTGTCGCGGTGGGTCTGCCTCTGCTGCTTATCTCTCTGGCCTTCGCGCAGGAAGTGTCTGTCGGTA ACCAGATTAGTTGTTTCTCCCCCACAAAGTTCTCATGGCGTCAGGCTGCTTATGTGGATTCGTACTGCTGGGCTGCAGTGCAAACACAGGACACAGGAGGCCTGCCACTATGGCTGCACAAG TTTTTCCCTTATATCCTTTTGCTGGTGGCAGTATCAGTTTACATGCCAGCGTTGTTTTGGCGGTTCACAGGAGCTCCTGTGCTTTCTTCTGATCTGACCTTTATAATGGAAGAACTGGACCGTTCCTATAACAGAGCCATCAAACTGTCTAAATGCCTTTACACAGCAGGAAAACTGGACTCTGAGTCAGCCCGCATGGGCTCACAGAG CTCTGTGAGAGATCTTACCGAGAGCTACTTTAAATATCCTCTGGTGGAGCAGTACCTGAGAAGCAAACGTTTTTCTCGAGGATTACTGATCCGATACCTCCTCTGCCGCACCATCACTTTCTTGGCCCTCATGTTGGCCTGCATCTACCTTTGCTATTACATCGGTCTCTCCATCACAGATGAGTTTCAATGTGACATCCGGACTGGAGCGGTTATCAACGACTCCTCAGTACCTCCGGCCATGCAGTGCAAGTTAGTTGCTGTGGGCATCTTTCAGCTGCTGAGCTACATCAATCTTTGTGTGTATTTGCTGCTGTTGCCATTGTGCATGTACGCCATGTTGGTTCCATTCAGAAGGAACATGGGCTTCTTGAAACCTTATGAGATGTTACCCACTATAGGGGTAATGCAGTTTGGGCAGGTGACCTGGGATGATCAAGCACTCTATCTGCTGTTTCTGGAGGAGAACCTCAGTGAGCTGAAGAGTTATAAGTGCCTAAAG GTGTTGGAGTTGTTAAAAGAGGAGGGAGACGATTCTTTTGACACCATAATGCTGTTGCAGACACTTGGACAAGTTAAAACAGATGTGGTGGATGGCAGATTGCCAGGAAAGGACCGGAAAATCTCCAGCACCAACAATGGTGACACTGAAAtgaaag AGATTTCTCCACTGCTGCAGGATGGACGATTGAAAAATCATGAAGATGAGAAGGTTGTGCGCCAGAGGGTGATCTGA